Part of the Microbacterium sp. Clip185 genome is shown below.
TCGCCTCGGCCGACAACGCCGTCAAGGGTGCCTACGTCCTGGCCGAGGCGCCCGGCGGCACCCCCGACGTGCTGCTGATCGCGACCGGTTCGGAAGTGCAGCTGGCCGTCGAGGCACGCGCCGCTCTCGCCCAGGAGGGCGTGTCGGCGCGCGTCGTCTCGGTGCCCTCGCTCGAGTGGTTCGCCGAACAGGACGCCGAGTACCGCGAGTCCGTCCTGCCGTCCTCGGTCAAGGCGCGCGTCTCGGTGGAGGCGGGTTCGGCGCTGACCTGGCAGGGCATCGTGGGCGACGCCGGTCGCTCGGTCGCCATCGACCACTTCGGTGCCTCCGCCGACTACAAGACGCTGTTCCAGAAGTTCGGGATCACCACCGAAGCCGTCGTCACCGCCGCTCGCGAGTCCATCGCCGCGGCAGCCGAGTAAGTACGAGGAGAAGCAAGAACATGAGCACCCCTACCGAACAGCTCGCCGCGGCGGGCGTCAGCATCTGGCTCGACGACCTCTCCCGTGAGCGCATCACGACGGGCAACCTCAGCGCGCTGATCTCGGACCGCACGGTCTCCGGCGTGACGACGAACCCGACGATCTTCGCCGGCGCCCTCTCCAAGGGCGAGGCCTACGCCGAGCAGGTCGCCACCCTCGCCGCTGCCGGCGCGGATGTCGACACGGCGATCTTCGAGATCACGACGGATGACGTGCAGGCGGCGTCCGACATCTTCCGCCCGGTGTACGACGCCACCAACGGCGTCGACGGCCGCGTCTCGATCGAGGTCTCCCCCGACCTCGCTCACGACACCGCGGCGACCGTGGCACAGGCCAAGGAGCTGTGGGCCAAGGTCGACCGCCCCAACGCGCTGATCAAGATCCCCGCGACCAAGGCGGGACTGCCGGCGATCACCGAGGTCATCGGCGCGGGCATCTCCGTCAACGTGACGCTCATCTTCAGCCTGGAGCGCTACGCCGCCGTCATCGATGCGTACCTGTCCGGTCTCGAGAAGGCGCGCGACGCGGGCATCGACATCTCCGGCCTGCAGTCGGTGGCGTCGTTCTTCGTCTCGCGTGTGGACACCGAGGTGGACAAGCGGCTCAAGGCCATCGGTTCGGACGAGGCGACGGCCCTGCTGTCCCAGGCGGGCCTCGCCAACGCACGTCTCGCGTACGAGCTGTTCGAGCGCGAGTTCGGCTCCCCGCGCGCGCAGGCTCTGCTCGAAGCCGGCGCGAACCTGCAGCGTCCCCTCTGGGCCTCGACCGGTGTCAAGGACCCGGCCCTTCCTGACACCCTCTACGTGACCGAGCTCGTCGCTGCGGGCACCGTGAACACGATGCCCGAGAAGACGCTCGAGGCCACGTTCGACCACGGCGTCATCGAGGGCGACACCATCACGGGCAACATCGAGGCGGCCCACGCCTTCTTCGATCAGCTCGCCGCCGTGGGCGTCGACTTCGCCGACGTGACCCAGACGCTTGAAGACGAGGGCGTCGAGAAGTTCATCGTGTCCTGGCACGAGCTGCAGGAAACGGTGGAGACGGCGCTCAAGGCTTCGCGATGAGCTTCGACATCCACCTCAGCGGCGACGTCCGCGACGTGGTGGAGGCGGAGCTGCCCGCTCTCGTCGACTCGCTGATCGCCTCCGGCATCACGGCCGGCGACCCGGACCTCTGGGGTCCGGATGCCGCTGCGGATGCTGCGGAACGGCTCGGCTGGGTGCAGGCGGTCACCGTGTCCCGCCCGCTCGTCGAGGAGATCGTGACGCTGCGCGAGGTCCTGCGCGCCGACGGCGTCACGCGCATCGTCCTCGCCGGGATGGGCGGTTCCTCCCTCGCTCCCGAGGTGATCGCCGCCACCGCGGGCGTTCCGCTGGTCGTGTTGGACTCCACCGCCCCGGGTGAGGTCGCCGCCGCCATCGGCGGCGACGCCGAGGCCGGGGGCCTCGCGCAGACCGCTCTGGTCGTCTCGTCGAAGTCCGGCTCCACGATCGAGACGGATTCTGCGAAGCGCGCCTTCGAGGCGGCCTACCGTGCAGCGGGCATCGACCCCGCGAGTCGCATCGTCGTCGTCACCGATCCCGGCTCACCGCTCGCCGAATCGGCGGATGCCGACGGCTACCGTCTGTTCACCGCTGACCCCACCGTCGGCGGGCGCTACTCGGCGCTGACGGCATTCGGTCTCGTGCCCGCGGGTCTGGCCGGCGTCGACATCGACGAGCTCCTCAACGAGGCAGAGGCGACGCTGCTCGAGGTCGCCATCGACGACCCACGCAATCCGGCGCTCGTCCTGGCGGCCGCCATCGCCGGCGGGGGCGCCGCCCGCAAGGACAAGCTCGGTCTCATCACCGACGGCACCCACATCGTGGGGCTGCCGGGATGGATCGAACAGCTCGTCGCGGAGTCGACCGGAAAGAACGGCACCGGCATACTGCCCGTCGTCCTGCTCCCGGTCTCCCCCGAGGTCGACGACACGCCCGCCGACCTGCGCCTGCTGCGCCTGGTCGACAACGTGCGGCACGACCACCTGTTCGAGCACCACCGCGGCGAGATCCTCGTCGCCGGGTCCCTGGGCGCGCAATTCGTCGTCTGGGAGTACGCGACGGCGATCGCCGGGCGGATGCTGCAGATCAATCCGTTCGACCAGCCCGATGTCGAGGCGGCGAAGCGGGCCGCACGGGCACTCCTGGACCAGCGCCCCGAGCCGACGCCCGCCGACTTCGTCCAGGACGGCATCGAGGTCCGCGTGTCTGATCCGTCTCTTGCGGCGGACGGCACGTTGAGCGGGGTCCTCGACGCGCTCTGGGCCCGCATCCCCGACAACGGATACGTGGCGCTGCAGGCATACGTGGACCGACGAGAGCTCGCCCCGCTCGAGGGACTGCGAGAGCTCGTCGCGGCCGATTCCGGTCGCCCGACGACATTCGGGTGGGGTCCGCGATTCCTTCACTCGACCGGTCAGTACCACAAGGGCGGCCCCGCCAACGGCGTCTTCCTGCAGATTCTGCAGCATCCCCGCACCGACCTGGCCATCCCCGGCCGACCCTTCACCTTCGGCGAACTGATCGCCGCGCAAGCCGCCGGCGATGCTTCCGTGCTGGCCGACGAGCACGCGCGCCCGGTCGTCACGCTCACCCTCGTCGACGCGCAGGCCGATGTGCTCGCGCTGTTCGACGCTGCCCAGTAGGAGAACACTCTCGATGACTGCCGAGATCTCGCGGGGACACAACCCCCTCCGCGACCCCGATGACCGGCGCCTGAGCCGGATCGCGGGCCCCAGCGCCCTCGTGATCTTCGGCGTGACAGGCGACCTGTCGCGCAAGAAGCTCATGCCCGCGGTGTACGACCTCGCCAACCGTGGCCTGCTGCCCCCCGGGTTCGGGCTGGTGGGCTTCGCCCGCCGGGACTGGGAGGACGAGGACTTCGCCGAGGTCGTCCGCGACGCGGTGAAGCAGTACGCGCGCACCGAGTTCCGTGACGAGACGTGGGAGCAGCTGCTGCAGGGCATCCGTTTCGTGCAGGGACAGTTCGACGATCTCGATGCGTTCCGACGCCTGCGCGAGACCGTAGAGAAGCTCGATGTCGAACGCGGCACGATGGGAAACCACGCGTACTACCTGTCGATCCCGCCGCGCGACTTCCCTATCGTCGCCGAACAGCTCAAGGCCTCGGGGCTCGTGGACGACACGGCCGACGGCGCAGATCGTTGGCGTCGCGTCGTCATCGAGAAGCCGTTCGGCCACGACCTCGAGTCGGCGCGCGAGCTGAATGACGTCGTGCGTTCGGCCTTCCCCGCGGATTCGATCTTCCGCATCGACCACTACCTGGGCAAGGAGACGGTCCAGAACATCCTGGCGCTGCGTTTCGCCAATGAGCTCTACGAGCCCATCTGGAACCGCAACTACGTCGACCACGTCCAGATCACCATGGCCGAAGACATCGGCGTGGGCGGCCGGGCCGGTTACTACGACGGCATCGGCGCGGCGCGCGACGTCATCCAGAACCACCTGCTCCAGCTTCTGGCGCTCACCGCTATGGAGGAGCCCATCACCTTCGACGCCGCGCAGCTGCGCGCCGAGAAGGAGAAGGTCCTGGCAGCGGTCACGCTGCCCGACGACCTCTCCACGGCGACCGCGCGCGGGCAGTACGCCGGCGGTTGGCAGGGCGGCGAGAAGGTGCTCGGCTTCCTCGAGGAGGACGGCATGGCCGCCGACTCGACGACCGAGACCTATGCCGCGATCAAACTCGACATCAACACCCGGCGCTGGGCCGGCGTTCCGTTCTACCTGCGTGCCGGCAAGCGGCTCGGCCGTCGGGTGACCGAGATCGCGGTCGTCTTCAAGCGCGCCCCGGAACACCTCTTCGGTCGCAGCCAGACCGACGGCCTCGGCCAGAACGCGCTCGTCATCCGCGTCCAGCCGGATGAGGGCGTCACGATCCGATTCGGATCCAAGGTGCCGGGTGCCGACATGCAGGTGCGCGACGTCACGATGGACTTCGGCTACGGCCACGCGTTCACCGAGGCGAGCCCCGAGGCCTACGAGCGTCTCATCCTCGACGTGCTCTTGGGCGATCCGCCGCTGTTCCCCCGTCATGAAGAGGTGGAGCTGAGCTGGAAGATCCTGGATCCGATCGAGAAGTTCTGGTCGGAGCAATCCGGCCCGCTCGAACAGTACTCCCCCGGTTCATGGGGACCGCAGTCCGCGGACGATCTCCTCGCCCGCGATGGTCGCACCTGGAGGCGCCCGTGATCATCGATCTGCCCGACACCACCGTCAGCAAGATCTCCCGTGCGCTGGTCAACGTCCGTGAGGAAGGCGGCGCGGTCGCACTCGGTCGCGTCCTGACCCTGATCATCGCGACGCGGCGCGGAATCGAGGAAGAGGCGATCGAGGCGGCCAACGACGCCTCTCGCGAGCACCCCATGCGGGTCATCGTGCTCATGCTCGACGACCCGAAAGCCGAGCCTCGGCTGGATGCAGAGATCCGCGTGGGCGGCGACGCCGGCGCGAGCGAGGTCATCCTGCTTCACGCGCACGGACCAGCAGGCTCGAACGCCGAGAGCCTGGTGACCGGTCTGCTTCTTCCCGACGCCCCCGTCGTGGCGTGGTGGCCGGCTGACACCCCGGAGATCCCGTCGCGTTCCGACATCGGCAAGATCGCCCAACGTCGCATCACGGATGCGGCGATGCAGAGCGACCCGCACGAGTGGGTCCTGAACCTGGGCGGGCATTACGCGCCGGGAGACACGGATCTCGCCTGGACGCGCCTCACCCGCTGGCGTGAGCAGCTCGCCGCGGTGCTGGATCAGCCTCCGTACGAGCCGATCACAGCGGTGGAAGTCCTGGGCGGCGGCGACTCCCCCTCGACTCCCCTGCTGGCGGCGTGGCTCCGTCTTCAGCTGAAGGTGGACGTGACCTGGCGTTATCTCGACAGCGACGAATGGGCGAGCGGGATCAAGTCCGTCCGGCTCACGCGCGCCAGTGGAGACATCGTGCTCGAGCGACCCGACGCTCTGACGGCGGTGCTGACCCAGCCGGGACAACCCAGCCATGAGCTCGCCTTCCCGCGGCGCTCGCTCCGCGAGTGCCTGGCCGAGGAGCTGCGACGATTGGATGCCGACCTGCTGTACGGGCGCGTCGTCACCGAGGGCAGCGCCCTCATCGAGCACTGATACGAGGAGCATGATGCCCGAGGCCACCGAGAAGCAGGTCGTCGTCCGCTCGGACCCCGACCGGATCGCCCGCGCTGTGGCCCGGCGCCTGCTCAGCCGGATCGCGAAGCGCGTCGTCGAGGGCAAGCTCGCCCACATCTCGCTGACCGGTGGTTCCATGGGCGGGCGCGTTCTCGCGGCCGTCGCACAGAACCCACGATGCCACGAGGTGGACTGGTCGCTGGTCCACTTCTGGTGGAGCGATGAACGTTTCGTTCCGCGAGGCTCCGCCGACCGCAACGACGCCGAGGCCTTCACGGCCCTGCTCGATCGCATCCCGGTGCCGGCCGAGAACGTGCACACGATGGCTGCCAGCGACGACGGACTCAGCATCGAAGACGCGGCCGCAGCCTACGAAGCAGAACTCGCTCGCTTCGCTGACCCGAGCGTCGGTGCCTGGCCATCCTTCGACGTCTGCTTCCTTGGAGTCGGGCCGGATGCGCACATCGCTTCGCTGTTCCCGGACCGTGGCGAGATCCAGGTGACGGATCGCGCTGCATTGGCGGTCCGAGATGCGCCGAAGCCTCCGTCCGAACGGATCACCGTCACCCGCCCCGTGATCAACTCTGCGAAGCGCGTGTGGCTGGTTCTCGTCGGGCCTGACAAGGCGTCCGTCCTCGGACTCGCTCTTGCCGGCGCCAGCTATCAGAGTGTTCCCGCAGCCGGTGCGAAAGGGCGCAAGCGCACCGTCTTCTTCGTCGATGAGGCGGCGGCCGCGAAGGTGCCTGTCGAGCTCATCGACAGCGACTACTGAGATCGCAGAAGAGCCCCGGTCGATGACCGGGGCTCTTCTGGTGAACGCTGTGGTTCAGTCTTGGCCGCGACGCTCACGCAGCTTGTGCAACGCCTCGTCGAGGAGCTGCTCGGCCTCGTCGTCCGTGCGACGTTCCTTCACGTAGGCGAGGTGTGTCTTGTAGGGCTCGGGCTTCGCCAGAGCCGGCGGATTCGCCTGATCGCGGCCAGCCGGAAGCCCGGAATGGGGCGAGTCGATCGTCTCCGGGATCTCTTCCTCGGCGATGCCGGCCGCGAAGTAGCGCACCGTCTCATTGCCCAGAGCGTCCCAGTAGGACACCGCGACGCGGTCGGCGTGGTAGCCGTGATCCTGCTCACCCATCGGACCCGCGCCCACGCGCGTTCCGCGGATT
Proteins encoded:
- the tal gene encoding transaldolase, with amino-acid sequence MSTPTEQLAAAGVSIWLDDLSRERITTGNLSALISDRTVSGVTTNPTIFAGALSKGEAYAEQVATLAAAGADVDTAIFEITTDDVQAASDIFRPVYDATNGVDGRVSIEVSPDLAHDTAATVAQAKELWAKVDRPNALIKIPATKAGLPAITEVIGAGISVNVTLIFSLERYAAVIDAYLSGLEKARDAGIDISGLQSVASFFVSRVDTEVDKRLKAIGSDEATALLSQAGLANARLAYELFEREFGSPRAQALLEAGANLQRPLWASTGVKDPALPDTLYVTELVAAGTVNTMPEKTLEATFDHGVIEGDTITGNIEAAHAFFDQLAAVGVDFADVTQTLEDEGVEKFIVSWHELQETVETALKASR
- a CDS encoding RNA polymerase-binding protein RbpA, translating into MATGGNAIRGTRVGAGPMGEQDHGYHADRVAVSYWDALGNETVRYFAAGIAEEEIPETIDSPHSGLPAGRDQANPPALAKPEPYKTHLAYVKERRTDDEAEQLLDEALHKLRERRGQD
- a CDS encoding glucose-6-phosphate dehydrogenase assembly protein OpcA, which produces MIIDLPDTTVSKISRALVNVREEGGAVALGRVLTLIIATRRGIEEEAIEAANDASREHPMRVIVLMLDDPKAEPRLDAEIRVGGDAGASEVILLHAHGPAGSNAESLVTGLLLPDAPVVAWWPADTPEIPSRSDIGKIAQRRITDAAMQSDPHEWVLNLGGHYAPGDTDLAWTRLTRWREQLAAVLDQPPYEPITAVEVLGGGDSPSTPLLAAWLRLQLKVDVTWRYLDSDEWASGIKSVRLTRASGDIVLERPDALTAVLTQPGQPSHELAFPRRSLRECLAEELRRLDADLLYGRVVTEGSALIEH
- the zwf gene encoding glucose-6-phosphate dehydrogenase, with the translated sequence MTAEISRGHNPLRDPDDRRLSRIAGPSALVIFGVTGDLSRKKLMPAVYDLANRGLLPPGFGLVGFARRDWEDEDFAEVVRDAVKQYARTEFRDETWEQLLQGIRFVQGQFDDLDAFRRLRETVEKLDVERGTMGNHAYYLSIPPRDFPIVAEQLKASGLVDDTADGADRWRRVVIEKPFGHDLESARELNDVVRSAFPADSIFRIDHYLGKETVQNILALRFANELYEPIWNRNYVDHVQITMAEDIGVGGRAGYYDGIGAARDVIQNHLLQLLALTAMEEPITFDAAQLRAEKEKVLAAVTLPDDLSTATARGQYAGGWQGGEKVLGFLEEDGMAADSTTETYAAIKLDINTRRWAGVPFYLRAGKRLGRRVTEIAVVFKRAPEHLFGRSQTDGLGQNALVIRVQPDEGVTIRFGSKVPGADMQVRDVTMDFGYGHAFTEASPEAYERLILDVLLGDPPLFPRHEEVELSWKILDPIEKFWSEQSGPLEQYSPGSWGPQSADDLLARDGRTWRRP
- a CDS encoding glucose-6-phosphate isomerase — translated: MSFDIHLSGDVRDVVEAELPALVDSLIASGITAGDPDLWGPDAAADAAERLGWVQAVTVSRPLVEEIVTLREVLRADGVTRIVLAGMGGSSLAPEVIAATAGVPLVVLDSTAPGEVAAAIGGDAEAGGLAQTALVVSSKSGSTIETDSAKRAFEAAYRAAGIDPASRIVVVTDPGSPLAESADADGYRLFTADPTVGGRYSALTAFGLVPAGLAGVDIDELLNEAEATLLEVAIDDPRNPALVLAAAIAGGGAARKDKLGLITDGTHIVGLPGWIEQLVAESTGKNGTGILPVVLLPVSPEVDDTPADLRLLRLVDNVRHDHLFEHHRGEILVAGSLGAQFVVWEYATAIAGRMLQINPFDQPDVEAAKRAARALLDQRPEPTPADFVQDGIEVRVSDPSLAADGTLSGVLDALWARIPDNGYVALQAYVDRRELAPLEGLRELVAADSGRPTTFGWGPRFLHSTGQYHKGGPANGVFLQILQHPRTDLAIPGRPFTFGELIAAQAAGDASVLADEHARPVVTLTLVDAQADVLALFDAAQ
- the pgl gene encoding 6-phosphogluconolactonase, which codes for MMPEATEKQVVVRSDPDRIARAVARRLLSRIAKRVVEGKLAHISLTGGSMGGRVLAAVAQNPRCHEVDWSLVHFWWSDERFVPRGSADRNDAEAFTALLDRIPVPAENVHTMAASDDGLSIEDAAAAYEAELARFADPSVGAWPSFDVCFLGVGPDAHIASLFPDRGEIQVTDRAALAVRDAPKPPSERITVTRPVINSAKRVWLVLVGPDKASVLGLALAGASYQSVPAAGAKGRKRTVFFVDEAAAAKVPVELIDSDY